A section of the Plasmodium sp. gorilla clade G2 genome assembly, contig: PADLG01_00_36, whole genome shotgun sequence genome encodes:
- a CDS encoding merozoite surface protein, putative gives MNKFLNIIFYIFLILNLSLFQSNTISKKIKKEKQKNVRNGSSINDKNIENKNDNIKTQLQTSDSIEKQNDILNMYNNEGEKNSNNLLKTNVTKNTIIDNSDDVQESADNNVYYNGISVDTENKLKDTQPTTDNYKNERYQLEDEKLKYGGLFGSFTSGIVNFLKSSSSNKKEKSEGTVVSPSIGSSDDRSEPSNTSPPGNVSQDVEQGRPSRPQAPIANNRNENNQNGDPLNRFFAWEFGGGAPTYKPNDNKKDKAFLEHIKITSWEKEDIIKENEDTKPEIQENEAIEDNFDMEEENEIVDDQLQENENDEDDVNLEDIEKNTRNDIFEEQMKLDSAQDEKAHRLIYEEYKKKAEGKNSLEDHVNILVNLLQTNNQLDPSLKDLAKELIVFLNNY, from the coding sequence atgaataagtttttgaatattatattttatatttttctaatattaAATTTGTCTTTATTTCAAAGCAATACTATAAgtaagaaaattaaaaaagagaaaCAAAAGAATGTAAGAAATGGTTCTTCAATAAATgacaaaaatatagaaaataaaaatgataatattaaaactCAATTGCAAACTTCAGATAGTATAGAAAAACAGAATGacattttaaatatgtataataatgaaggagagaaaaatagtaataatttattaaaaacaaatGTGACAAAAAATACTATAATTGATAATTCAGATGATGTTCAAGAAAGTGCAGATAATAATGTATACTATAATGGTATATCTGTAGATACTgagaataaattaaaagatacACAACCTACAACTGATAATTACAAAAATGAACGATATCAATTAGAAGACGAAAAATTGAAGTATGGAGGATTGTTTGGCTCGTTTACTTCAGGAATTGTTAATTTTCTAAAATCATCTAGTtctaataaaaaggaaaaatctGAAGGAACAGTTGTATCACCTTCTATTGGATCTAGTGATGATAGATCAGAACCTTCAAATACATCCCCACCTGGAAATGTATCTCAAGATGTAGAACAAGGAAGACCTTCTAGACCTCAAGCACCAATAGCAAACAATAGAAATGAAAACAATCAAAACGGAGATCCACTTAACCGTTTTTTTGCATGGGAATTTGGAGGTGGTGCTCCAACTTATAAACCAAATGACAATAAGAAAGATAAGGCTTTCctagaacatataaaaattaccTCATGggaaaaagaagatataattaaagaaaatgaagacaCAAAGCCTGAAATTCAAGAAAATGAAGCAATAGAAGATAATTTCGATATGGAAGAAGAGAACGAAATTGTTGATGATCAATTACAAGAAAACGAAAATGATGAGGATGATGTAAATTTAGaagatattgaaaaaaatactaGAAATGATATATTCGAAGAACAAATGAAATTAGATTCTGCACAAGATGAAAAAGCTCATAGATTAATttatgaagaatataaaaaaaaagccGAAGGAAAAAATTCATTAGAAGatcatgtaaatatattagtTAATTTATTACAAACTAATAATCAATTAGATCCATCACTAAAAGATTTAGCAAAAGAgttaattgtttttttaaataattattga
- a CDS encoding Hypotetical protein, whose amino-acid sequence MNKTINKFIFFFFFSHLYLNGVYGNNNIFQTRNNLRNGIENKKDNFLHSNKYAAIIEGKDDGIDLTIDDGSAFGGGYDYSFSKKVDKPLSVSKTAQSIPRSNERNEDLVVDDGSAFGGGYDSSFSNKEGKSLNIPKTARSLSRSKESNEDLVVDDGSAFGGGYDYSFSNKEGKSLSIPKPAQSILRSSESNEDLVVDDGSAFGGGYDYSFSNKEGKSLSIPKPAQSILRSSESNEDLVVDDGSAFGGGYDYSFSKKVDKPLSVSKPAQSIPRSNERNEDLVVDDGSAFGGGYDSSFSNKEGKSLSIPKPARSISRSKESNEDLVVDDGSAFGGGYDYSFKYKASKVTDSPDASSHNKIPDTKETNMLELINDLSKEKYELQENDEEVKEEIEYEGRNDEGIEDIDYTEEKQSFEISDILEENNEDNDEDAYEEYNDENNKSDKEGILEEAKKEEKENIGNPKESDISSDDIMHKHFTDEYKNKEENKKYKKYVTQMLINILKGNNEADLTIQGLLKDISQFLKNT is encoded by the coding sequence atgaataaaactattaataaatttatattttttttttttttttcacatttATATCTAAATGGTGTTtatggaaataataatatatttcagaCCAGAAATAATTTGAGAAATGGAATAGAGAACAAAAAGGATAACTTTTTACATTCTAATAAATATGCAGCTATTATAGAAGGTAAGGATGATGGAATCGATTTAACTATTGATGACGGTAGTGCCTTTGGTGGAGGTTACGATTAttcattttcaaaaaaagTTGACAAACCATTAAGTGTATCCAAAACTGCACAATCTATACCAAGAAGTAATGAACGTAATGAAGATCTTGTTGTTGATGATGGTAGTGCCTTTGGTGGAGGTTACgattcttcattttcaaaTAAAGAGGGGAAATCACTAAATATACCCAAAACTGCACGATCTCTATCAAGAAGCAAAGAAAGTAATGAAGATCTTGTTGTTGATGATGGTAGTGCTTTTGGTGGAGGTTACGATTATTCATTTTCAAATAAAGAGGGGAAATCACTAAGTATACCCAAACCTGCACAATCTATATTAAGAAGTAGTGAAAGTAATGAAGATCTTGTTGTTGATGATGGTAGTGCCTTTGGTGGAGGCTACGATTATTCATTTTCAAATAAAGAGGGGAAATCACTAAGTATACCCAAACCTGCACAATCTATATTAAGAAGTAGTGAAAGTAATGAAGATCTTGTTGTTGATGATGGTAGTGCCTTTGGTGGAGGCTACGATTAttcattttcaaaaaaagTTGACAAACCATTAAGTGTATCCAAACCTGCACAATCTATACCAAGAAGTAATGAACGTAATGAAGATCTTGTTGTTGATGATGGTAGTGCCTTTGGTGGAGGTTACgattcttcattttcaaaTAAAGAGGGGAAATCACTAAGTATACCCAAACCTGCACGATCTATATCAAGAAGCAAAGAAAGTAATGAAGATCTTGTTGTTGATGATGGCAGTGCCTTTGGTGGAGGTTATgattattcttttaaatataaagcCTCGAAAGTAACAGATAGTCCTGATGCTTCTTCGCATAACAAAATACCTGATACTAAAGAAACAAATATGTTGGAATTAATAAATGATTTATCGaaggaaaaatatgaattacaagaaaatgatgaagaagTAAAGGAAGAAATAGAATATGAAGGAAGGAACGATGAGGGTATAGAAGATATAGACTATACTGAAGAAAAACAATCATTTGAAATTTCTGATAtattagaagaaaataatgaagacaatgatgaagatgcttatgaagaatataatgatgaaaataataaaagcgATAAAGAAGGAATACTAGAAGAAGCaaaaaaagaagagaaaGAAAACATAGGAAATCCAAAAGAATCGGATATATCAAGTGATGATATAATGCATAAACATTTTACAGAtgaatataagaataaagaagaaaacaaaaagtataaaaaatatgtaactCAAATGTTAATTAATATACTAAAAGGAAATAATGAAGCGGATTTAACAATACAAGGTTTACTAAAAGATATATCTCAATTTCTTAAAAATacttaa